The genome window AAAATATACAATTATACTAATCTTATAAGACCTCATCAGAGGTCTTTTTTGTTAAAATTACGTTAATATCATTTTTAAACAAATGTTTAATTTAAACAAATGTTTAATTTTGTGCAGTAAATTTCATATTATGATATTAAGCGAAAAACAAATACATATTATAGACAAATCGGAGAAGCTATTTGCTGAAAAAGGATTTGATGGTACTTCTATTAGAGATATTGCGAAAGCAGCAGATATTAATATAGCTATGATATCCTATTATTTTGGTTCTAAAGAAAAACTTTTAGAAGCAATTGTATACTATAGAATATCTGCATTAAAATTGTTATTAAACAGTTTAACAACTGAAGAAATTCATCCACTAGAAAAGATTAATCGTCTTATCGAATTTTACATTTCAAGAATTCATCAAAATAAAACGATTTATCAAATTATTCATCACGAAATAAGTAACAACAAACGTGAATTTGACTTAGAATCATTCAAACAAATTAAGATTGATAACATCCGAATTTTAGCCCAAATTATAAAAGAAGGTCAAGATTTAGGCATTTTTAAAGATGATATTCAAGTAGAATTAATTCCACCAGTTATCATTGGTACACTTACACAAATGAATATAAATCAGCATTTTTACAGTGAAATTCTAGGTTTAAAAAATGATGATGACTTTGAAAACTACATAAAAACAACCTTTACTGATTTTATAAAAAAAACAATTAACTCATTAATTTTAAAATAATTAATATGAAAAAGAAAACAACAATCCTTTTGGGATTACTCATGAGTTCTTTGTTTGTCTTTTCACAAGAGCCAAAAAAATTGAGCTTGAAAGAAGTAGTAGAATTGGCTACAACCAAAAGTAATCAGGCAAATTTAGCCATTTTGAAAAAACAAACAGCTGAAGCAGAAGTAATTCAGGCAAAAAACAAACAGTATCCAAATCTTACATTATCAGGTCAATATCAAAGAATTTCTCAACCTAATATATCGTCACCAGTTTTATTTCAAGGAGGCGGTTCGGGTGAGTCTTTTGGAAACATAAACCAAATATTATTAGGAAATGCCAATGCT of Flavobacterium channae contains these proteins:
- a CDS encoding TetR/AcrR family transcriptional regulator — protein: MILSEKQIHIIDKSEKLFAEKGFDGTSIRDIAKAADINIAMISYYFGSKEKLLEAIVYYRISALKLLLNSLTTEEIHPLEKINRLIEFYISRIHQNKTIYQIIHHEISNNKREFDLESFKQIKIDNIRILAQIIKEGQDLGIFKDDIQVELIPPVIIGTLTQMNINQHFYSEILGLKNDDDFENYIKTTFTDFIKKTINSLILK